TCCAAAAGGCACTAGGAAAACACCTCATGTCAACTTACTTATATCTCTTCCCCAATTTGagattttgctacaatatttccCTATCTTTAGGGAGCATTGTTCATTCcctattaatttgtttattgcttttttctTGATAACTGTAATAATTGTGATAAAGAAAAATGAGGGCCATATTGTGCAAATCTGCTTCTAATTCACTAATGCATTTGCTAATATTCATTTCTAAATCTATATCTAATTCTTAAGCCTTATTTAATGTCTGAATGTTCTTAGAATTCTCTGcagaaaatccaaaagaaataataattactttttctaatttctttAGAAATTTCTTCTAGTAACTCATTGTTATTGGGATTGCATTAatgcgtaaaaaaaaaaaaaaaaaaaaaaaaaaaaaaaaaaaaaaggttattgatTGCGTTTCATTCTAGCCAAAACTGCCAAAAAAACATACCATTTTGGTAAGCAATTTAGAATGAGAAACCCCCTGTAATAccatggaaaaaaaatctaggttGTTTTGGGTCATTTCAGCCATTATTCTAGGGCATTTAGCTTATACTGGACGATATTTGAGTTTCAAGAGATATAGAATTGCCTTTTGTGTGtgagtctatatatatatatatatatatatatatatgggtttaaGTTACATCTAGTGTAACTCCATAAAAATTACAcatttgttaaattattgatttccattagatctaatggttaaaaaaagacTAGTGTCATGTCATTAAGTCATTAAATtctctttcttaaaataaacaacattaaactctctctctctctctctctctcatatgccAGACCTCCATGAACTCCACCAATGGACGCACATAACTTACGGTCCCAAACAAAAGCTCTTCCTCCCATAACCCAAAATAAAACAGGTGTTCCAAGTAGGGATGGCCATACCCATTGGGTAATGGATATCCAACCCTACCTGATCCAAATCTTTTAAGTAATACCCAGTTCTTAATGGGTATAAGGCAATTGGGTAAGGTTTGGATATTATCCAAATTTATCGGGTAGGGTTTGGATATTACCCATTATTactcatttaactaattaaatCTAACACAAACCTAACTCAACaaaattattatgggtaaaccctaACCCACCCAATAacccaataatcaaaattaccaaatttctcctaaaacttgaaaataacCAAAGTATTCCTAAAATCCTCTAAAATTGCCAAAAtgcaccctaaacctaaaaaatgaccgaaatacctccgaaacttgaatattaccaaaatacccctgaaacctacaaatgaccaaaatacccctggaaactaaaattaccaaaatacctttgaaaccttaaaaagaccaaaataccccttgaaacttataaatttcccaaaatacccctgaaacctataAATGACAAAAATTCCCCTAAAACCTATAAGATGATCATAAAAATAcaccataaacctaaaaaatgaccaaaataacctcgAAACCTAAAGAATGACCAAAAaaccctgaaacccaaaaaaaatgactgaaatacccccaaagcttaaaaataacttaaataCCCCTGTGTAAACATAATATATGAGTAAATAAATTATAGCTATTTGCAATGAAATCAAATCAAGATCGGGGCGAATGCCTTAAATATAAAGTGAATGTATCTATATGTACGTGGATATCTATAGGAAATCATACGAaatggttattattattttatatctaACCGATTTGATgaataacttttaaaataaaagttcacaTCAGAATAGTGCTAGTTAATAGGAGTTGTTTTGGAATTACACAAAAAGTCAAATTAATCTGGGTTATTCTCtcagtttcaataaaatgcaactAGATCTAGTATGAATTGGCGATTGGAACATATATGGATAGAACTTATAGCAAGGTCTCGAAAAACAAGTAATTCCTACCAGGCCTTTATCCTTTTTTAGGTTCATTAGGGTTTTTATTAGTTGGAATTTCCAGTTATCTTAGTAGAAATTTGATATCTTTATTTCCGCCTAcgcaaatcatttttttttttttccataggGGATTGTGATGTCTTTCTACAGAATTGCAGGTCTCTTTATTAGCTCTTATTTGTGGTGCACAATTTCGTGGAATGTAGGTAGTGGTTATGATCGGTTCgataaaaaagaaggaattgTGTGTATTTTTCATTGGGGATTTCATGGATGGCCCGACGACTCCTCTACTTAAAAGGACCCTCCCTACAGTGTTCCCCTCCTTGAATTATTTagtcaaaacctaaaaaattaccaaaatactctaaaacttaaaaaattaccaaaatacgcccaaaaccttaaaattaccaaaatacctccaaaacctagaaaattaccaaaatagccccaaaatctaaaaaatactGAAATACTCCGAAAAccttaaaatgacaaaaatgccccataacctaaaaaatgacaaaaatacccttaaaatctaaaaataaccaaatttggtcgttttataggtttcagagtatttttggtaattttagaggtttagggttattttttgttattttagaggttttgggtgtatttggtcattttagaggtttagagatattttagtcattttataggtttgagggtatttctgtcttttttttttaggtttaggttgtCTTTTTGTCATCATATAGgttttaggggcatttttgtcattttataggtctcgaggtattttggtaatttttaggtttctgaggtatttttgtcattttttaggtttaggtggtatttcaatcattttttaggtttagggcatagtttggtaattttcaagtttcaagggTATTCTGGTTAGTTTTTAGGTTTCgaagatattttggtcattttttaggtttcaggggtatttcggtaatttttatgtttcagAGCTATTTCGGTCAAaatttaggttttgggggtgttttggacattttttatgtttcgtgggtactttggtcattttttaggttttgggggtatttcaatcattttttttaggtttatagggatattttggtaatttttagtggtttttgagtATATTTGGTaatttcgggggtattttggtcattttagaggttttatgAGTATTTTGATTATAAGGGTAAAATTCCCAAGTCAAAcaacgggccttgggccctataCAGAGTCCAGCTACAACCAAGGAGAAAATGGGTCGCCAAAACAACTTCCAGCCCAACCCTAATAAGTCCAAACTTACTTAAaaaagacgtccgaggaggaatgtctccttgGACGTGCCAAATATGGGCCCAACATGCACCCTATCCATAATGAGGAgtcattccaaacaaatattggtAGTAAGGATGAGCCTCACAAAGCAGGGAGAAGAACGAGAGCATAGGATGTTCAGGGGGAAACCCTAACTGCCGCATTAGATGCAAGGAAACTACtgttctggccgcattaatgtggagaggacaggcgaacagtgttaccttggtcactgcaactcacagaaaggtAGGGTGGATGttcgatgggacaagcactcaagtgaaggtccagataatcaacaagtgtagggctcTTATTACTTTAAGAAgtctatataagagaagggcatccccatgaagaagggatcGGAAAAAGCCAGAAGAAAGAGAGTAAGACTATATCCTTTAATCAGGAACATAGGTGCACCCACACATTTCCTCAGACCGAACATCCAGTGGagataaaggagatattcttacgTTCAACCGCTGCATGgcttaaaattaattaacattcaCGTCGTTGAGTCCTAGTTCTataacccgctctctacaaattcattgtatagGGTTCTTTGGGCCAGAGTCACCTACTTGTTGGGCTTGGGCCTTAAAAactgaccctacaattggcaccgtctgtggggagaacttaTGTCTCGACAAGTGGAACCATTAGagatggaaggatcaggtccgCGCCAAACCGGACGCGCAGATTCCCAATGGCAGGACAACTTTTTGAATCTCGAATGGGAGAAAGATCAAGACAAGCAACGAGAGGGCAGTGTGAACACCTCCCACACGAGCAGAAGCCGCTTGAAAGAGAAAGGCCATGCATCCCATAAGCAAAACGATCGAAAGTCTTTACAGCAAGAAATAGAtgacttgaagaagaagctaCGCCAAGCACAGTGAAAACGTCCTTCACCCGGCTCGGACACCAGTAGTGATGAGGACAATGAATACAGGTGGAGATCAAGAACCCCTCCAAGCAAGACTTTTTCCTATGAGGAAGAGCAGCCCATCATACCAAGGCCTGGCCAATGAtgccatgagtaaggccctgGACCGCATCTCCCAGTCGCCTTTCACACGTAGAATAGAAGAAGCAGaacttcctcggcggttccatcaaccaaACTTTGCCATATACAATGGTCGGACGGACCCAGTAGAGCATGTAAGTCAGTTTAATCAGAGGATGGCTGTCCATTCCAAGGACAAGGttttgatgtgcaaggtgtttccgtccagcttgggacctatggcaatgagatggtttgatggccttaagccaaattccataaattcctttaagCAGCTGACACAGGCTTTTGGCTCCCACTTCATTATCGGTAGCAGAGTCCCTCGGCCCCTAGATTCCCTCATATCCTTGTCCATGCAAGAAGGAGAGACACTGAAGGCCTATTCAGACAGGTATTGGGAAATGTACAACGAGATAGAGGGAAACTACGACGACGTTTCCATTAGCACATTCAAGAGGGGCCTGCCGACAGAGCATGGTTTAAGAAAATCCCTGACTGGGAAGCCGGTCACTagcgtgcgccaactcatggacagaattgacaagtacaaaagggtcaAGGAGGACTAGCAGACGGGGAAGGGCAAAGCGAAGGTTGTCTcttaggagaggagggacttcaggtcggaccgcTTTAACAGCAGCAACAGGCCGAGAAGAGACTACACGGAACAGTCTGGATCCACTGGGGCACaggcagtccatgctgtgttTCGAGAACCATTACACAAGATCCTATAGAAGGTGAAGTGCGAACCATTCTTTCAATGGCCGAGCAGGATGGCAGGTGACCCCTCAAAATGTAACCAGAATCTGTATTGCGCGTACCACCAAGAGCCGGGTCACATCACCGATGATTGTAGGAATCTGAAAAACCACTTGGACCGGCTAGTCCGAGAGGGGAAGTTGAGACATCTATTACATCACCCTGTGGGATGGCAGGAACAATCAAACATCGAAACCAGGCAAAGCGCATTGAGGCCGCCcattggcacaataaatgtcattctcGCCGCACCTGGAAGGACCGGATCCAATCCTCTCAAAGTAATGTCAGTGGGCAGGCTCCCGCCTGAAGCCGATGATAGGGAATCTAAAAGGGCTAGAGCGAGTCCCACGCCATTAATcggattctcggatgaggacaAACTGGGAACCCTTCAACCCCAGGACGACGCCCTAGTCGTCACGCTCAGAATTGGGGGTTATGACGTGAAGAGGGTGCTAGTTGACCAAGGCAGCGCCGTGGAAATAATGTATCCTGACTTGTAAAAAGGATTGAACCTGAAGCCAAAGGACCTGTCGGCATACGACTCCCCTTTGATCAGTTTTGAAGGAAAAACAGTCACCCCGAAAGGCATGATCAGACTGCCTGTACAAACAGACTCAGACGTGGTAGAAGTGAACTTCATTGTGGTAGATGCGTACTCCCCCTACACAGCCATTGTGGCCCGCCCGTGGCTTCATACACTAGGGGCTGTGTCGTCAACCTTATaccaaaaagtgaagtattCGTCAGGAGGTCGAGTGAAAGAAATAATAGGGAACCAGGTGATGGCCCGGCAATGCATCGTGTCAGCAATCTCACGACGACCAAACAGTGAGCCCTCCACCTCAGCCGAGaacggcttatagcaattaacgACACTAGTTCGAGCCCCGGGTAGTGGAGGACCCACCATGGAGGTGAGTTGCGAGGATCTAGAGAAAATACTTGTTGGATCAGACCCAGAGAAGTTTTTTCAGGTCGGTTCAGAGTTACCGCCCCAAGAGAAGGCGATATTGATTGATTTTCTGAGACAAAATGTGGACGTATTCGCCTGGGACGCCTATGAGGCCCCTGAGGTTGACCCAAATTTCATTTGCCATCACCTTAATGTCAGTCCGGCTGTAAAACCCAAGAAGCAGCCTCCTCAGCGACCGTTGAAAGAACATGCAGACGCCGTGAGAGAGGAGGTcataaaattgaagaaagcgggggctatcaaggaaatattctaccccgaatggttagccaacacagttgtggtaaaaaagaagaatgagaaaTGGCGGGTCTGCATAGATTTCATAGACCTAAACAAGGTATGCCCGAAGGATCCCTTCCCCATGCCGCGGATAGACCGATTGGTGGATTCGACCGTCAAACACCTccgaatgagttttttggacgccttccagggctaccatCAGATACCCCTGGCTGCTGAGGACCAAGAAAAaactgcttttgtcacccccgttggaaattatcattataaggtggCCCTTTGGCTTGAAGAATGCCGGATcgacctaccaaaggatgatgaccaggatatttgaacagcagatgggtaagagcattgaagtttatatagacgacatggtggtaaaaagcaaagTAGTGGCCAACCACGTCCGAGACCTCGGCGACATCTTTCAAATTCTGAGAAAGTACAAGCTGCGACTCAACGcgtccaagtgttcatttggggtgggatcagggaaattcttaggttaCATGGTGACCCACAGAGGCATTGAAGTTAACCCTGACCAAATTAGAGCTATCCATAGCTTGCAACCCCCTCAGAATCACAAAGAGGTCCAAGAGCTCACCGGCATGATCGCCGCTTTAAACCATTTCATTTCCCGCTCAGCGGACAGATGCAGACATTTCTTCCTCctattaaacaagtggaagggcTTCgagtggaccgaggagtgtgctttAGCTTTCCAACAGCTTAAGGAGTACCTCGCCCGACCACCAATTATGTCCAGTCCTAAGGCCGACGAGGTGTTATTCGCCTACATTGCTGTGGCCTTTCATGCAGTAAGCTTAGTGCTAatccgagaagacaatggcACGCAACGGCCCATCTACTACGTAAGCAAATCGCTGCACGAGGCAGAGATCCGCTACCTCCCCCTCGAAAAGGTCGTCTTGACAATCGTACAAGCCACGCGaaagctcccccactatttccaaGCACATACTGTGGTTGTACTAACCCAGCTTCTGCTAAAGTCTATTCTCCGGAGCGCCGACTACACGGGAAGAATTGCAAAATGGGGAACGATCCTAGGCGCCTTTGACATTAGGTACATGCCTCGCACTGCTGTGAAGGGTCAGGTCCTCGCAGATTTAGTAGCCGAATTTGCGGAGCCCACACTAGAAGGAGGGGGAGGGTCACTATGCCCAGACGGGAAACTGATAAGCGCAATCACTCAGCAAGAGCCCAGTTGGTGGAAAGCACACATCGACGGCGCAGCCAACCAAAAGGGATCAGGTGTGGGGCTCGTTCTGGTCTCCCCCGAAGGTATCACCATCAAAAAAATCCTTAAGACTTAGTTTCTCGGCCACGAATAATGAAGCAGAGTATGAGGCATTATTGGAAGGAATGTCAATGATCCAGAAATTGGGTGGAAAATCCGCGAACATGTTCTCGGATTCAAGACTCGTCATcggatgaaagaatgcaagattACCTCGCCCAAGTTAAACGCCTGCAAACCCATTTTTGTCACTTCAATCTGGCGCACGTGTCCAGGAGCGGGAACACCCATGCTGATTCTCTTGCAATGCTCGCCACCTCCTCAGCCCAGCCACTTCCCCGGGTTGTTCTAGTAGAAGATCTCTACCGCCCAGCGACGGAGAGGGCCAACAAAACACGGGTCCACAATATCAGGTCTGGACCTAGTTAAATGGATCCTTTAGTGCTGTTCTTGAAGCACGACGCCTTGCCAGACAATAAGCACGAGGCCGACAAGATTAGAAGGAAGGCCTCTCGATTCTGGTTGTCCGAGGACTCCAAACTGTATAGGCACTCGTTCTCAGGGCTGTACTTGCTGTGCGTGCACCCAGACGCCGCTGAACTCATCCTGGAGGAATTAcacgaaggaatttgtggaagtcatacggGGGGTAGGTCCCTGTCCCACAGGGCCATAACGCAAGGCTactggtggccgagcatgcagaaagaggcgcaggaatatgtgaagaagtgcgaccagtgtCAAAGGTTCGCTCCGAATATACACCAGCCTGGCGAAAACCTTAACCcgctgtccagcccttggccattcgcacaGTGGGGCCTAGACATCCTGGGACCATTTCCCAAAGCAGCAGGGAACAAGAGATTTATTCTCGTCGGCACGGATTATTTCACgaaatgggtcgaagctgaggCGCTGGCGAATATTAGGGACGTTAATGccaagaaatttatttggaaaaatatcgTCACTAGATTCGGAACCCCTCACACACTGATCTCGGACAACGGTCTCCAGTTTGACAGCAAAGCTTTCAGAAGATATTGCAGCGAGCTGGGAATTACCAACAAATACTCCACACCGGCTTACCCGCAGGGTAATGGGCAGGCGAAAGCCATCAATAAAACTATACTGAATGGGCTGAAAAAAAGGCTGGACGACGCGAAAGGGAGGTGGGTTGAAGAGTTGGCCCATGTCTTGTGGACATACCGCACCACACCTCGCAGGTCCACAAGGgaaacccccttttcgatgacctACGGGGTCGAGTCTGTCATTCCACTGGAGGTAAACTTCCCAACACAAAGGACCACTGCATTCTGCCCCAGTGCCAACAACGGACTTCTGGAAAAAAGATTGGACCtcatcgaggaaagaagggaaagcgCAATGGTCCAGCTTGCCCACTATCAACaaaagctcaagcaaggttacgaTACCAAGGTGAAGCTAAGGCCCTTGGCGCTAGGGGATCTAGTACTGAGGAAGGTCTTGGGCACTGCGAGAAACCCTGCGTGGGGAAAACTcggaccaaattgggaaggcCCATATCGTATCACCTCCATAGCTGGCATAGGAGCCtactttttggaagatttggatgaacatgtagtgccacgcccttggaatgtaaataacctgaaaaggtaatgttattaatgaaagacgTAATTCTTGGCGCCATATTACTGTACAGCTACTTggactaagtgttaaacagaacccaagtcctgcctggctcctcgaaccacagacttgggagaaattaatCTCAAAACCATtttcaataagtgttaaacagaacccaagttctgcctggctcctcggaccacagacttgggggaaattaacctcgaaaccattttcaataagtgttaaacaaaacccaagtcctgcctggttcctcggaccacagacttaggagaaattaacctcgaagccattttcaataagtgttaaacagaaccaaagtcctgcatggctcctcagaccacagacttgggggaaattaacctcgaagccaTTTTCagtaagtgttaaatagaacccaagtcctgcatggctcctcggaccacagacttgggggaaattaacctcgaagccattttcaataagtgttaaacagaacccaagtcctgcctggttcctcggacca
This genomic stretch from Quercus lobata isolate SW786 chromosome 3, ValleyOak3.0 Primary Assembly, whole genome shotgun sequence harbors:
- the LOC115980764 gene encoding uncharacterized protein LOC115980764; this translates as MAGDPSKCNQNLYCAYHQEPGHITDDCRNLKNHLDRLVREGKLRHLLHHPVGWQEQSNIETRQSALRPPIGTINVILAAPGRTGSNPLKVMSVGRLPPEADDRESKRARASPTPLIGFSDEDKLGTLQPQDDALVVTLRIGGYDVKRVLVDQGSAVEIMYPDL